From Desmodus rotundus isolate HL8 chromosome 10, HLdesRot8A.1, whole genome shotgun sequence, one genomic window encodes:
- the HSBP1L1 gene encoding heat shock factor-binding protein 1-like protein 1 isoform X1 → MKGWNMETAGAGGRGGLLPGPAGPLQHLRVGPHAPPRNSPGHLGWEVLQPSQALRCSLGSRSPALDSGCRTRRGTAALTRRSRLAPPRPPGPPPKPGVHMDAQEPGDLGRALQGAAENLFQELEEHFQALTATLNLKMEEMGKRLQHLQRNVDELMVQAGITKATEEQMISKEHQQFPGRSCFFNGCITQHFQSRCLRKTHFDLCGPNRTQPRRQDICEEHLSVSVQLKMNPLRGAHCRSIQSIPHISASAWELLLTLKQQGYPNRARNKMRKIPHYLPFLQREIFKYS, encoded by the exons ATGAAGGGATGGAACATGGAGACAGCGGGCgccgggggcaggggcg GCCTTCTCCCAGGACCTGCCGGGCCGCTTCAGCATCTCCGGGTTGGGCCGCATGCCCCGCCCAGGAATTCACCGGGGCACCTGGGTTGGGAGGTGCTGCAACCCAGCCAGGCTCTCAGGTGTTCCCTCGGCAGCCGGAGCCCTGCCCTCGACAGCGGCTGCAGGACCAGAAGGGGCACCGCGGCCCTGACCCGCAGGAGCCGCCTGGCCCCACCGCGACCTCCAGGCCCACCCCCGAAGCCTGGGGTCCACATGGATGCACAGGAACCCGGAGACCTTGGACGCGCGCTGCAGGGCGCG gcagaaAATCTATTTCAGGAACTTGAAGAACATTTTCAAGCTCTGACTGCAACATTAAATCTCAAAA tggaagaaatggggaagcgCCTCCAGCACTTACAGAGGAACGTGGATGAGCTGATGGTGCAAGCCGGGATCACAAAAGCTACTGAGGAACAGATG ATCTCCAAAGAGCATCAGCAGTTTCCTGGTAGAAGCTGCTTTTTCAATGGCTGCATTACCCAGCATTTCCAGTCACGCTGTCTCAGGAAGACTCACTTTGATCTGTGCGGTCCGAACCGAACCCAACCAAGGAGGCAG GACATCTGTGAAGAGCATCTCTCCGTCTCAGTACAGCTCAAAATGAATCCACTACGAGGGGCGCACTGTCGGAGCATCCAGTCAATACCCCACATTTCAGCCTCAGCGTGGGAACTGTTACTCACTTTAAAACAGCAGGGATATCCAAACAGGGCCCGTAACAAGATGAGGAAGATCCCCCATTATCTGCCATTTCTGCAGAGGGagatttttaaatacagttaA
- the HSBP1L1 gene encoding heat shock factor-binding protein 1-like protein 1 isoform X6 yields MKGWNMETAGAGGRGGLLPGPAGPLQHLRVGPHAPPRNSPGHLGWEVLQPSQALRCSLGSRSPALDSGCRTRRGTAALTRRSRLAPPRPPGPPPKPGVHMDAQEPGDLGRALQGAAENLFQELEEHFQALTATLNLKMEEMGKRLQHLQRNVDELMVQAGITKATEEQMMGVGSPDPWDPSNGKWM; encoded by the exons ATGAAGGGATGGAACATGGAGACAGCGGGCgccgggggcaggggcg GCCTTCTCCCAGGACCTGCCGGGCCGCTTCAGCATCTCCGGGTTGGGCCGCATGCCCCGCCCAGGAATTCACCGGGGCACCTGGGTTGGGAGGTGCTGCAACCCAGCCAGGCTCTCAGGTGTTCCCTCGGCAGCCGGAGCCCTGCCCTCGACAGCGGCTGCAGGACCAGAAGGGGCACCGCGGCCCTGACCCGCAGGAGCCGCCTGGCCCCACCGCGACCTCCAGGCCCACCCCCGAAGCCTGGGGTCCACATGGATGCACAGGAACCCGGAGACCTTGGACGCGCGCTGCAGGGCGCG gcagaaAATCTATTTCAGGAACTTGAAGAACATTTTCAAGCTCTGACTGCAACATTAAATCTCAAAA tggaagaaatggggaagcgCCTCCAGCACTTACAGAGGAACGTGGATGAGCTGATGGTGCAAGCCGGGATCACAAAAGCTACTGAGGAACAGATG ATGGGAGTGGGCTCTCCAGACCCCTGGGACCCCAGCAATGGGAAGTGGATGTGA
- the HSBP1L1 gene encoding heat shock factor-binding protein 1-like protein 1 isoform X2: protein MKGWNMETAGAGGRGGLLPGPAGPLQHLRVGPHAPPRNSPGHLGWEVLQPSQALRCSLGSRSPALDSGCRTRRGTAALTRRSRLAPPRPPGPPPKPGVHMDAQEPGDLGRALQGAAENLFQELEEHFQALTATLNLKMEEMGKRLQHLQRNVDELMVQAGITKATEEQMISKEHQQFPGRSCFFNGCITQHFQSRCLRKTHFDLCGPNRTQPRRQNCEPTHFRSRRLLQSPHVR from the exons ATGAAGGGATGGAACATGGAGACAGCGGGCgccgggggcaggggcg GCCTTCTCCCAGGACCTGCCGGGCCGCTTCAGCATCTCCGGGTTGGGCCGCATGCCCCGCCCAGGAATTCACCGGGGCACCTGGGTTGGGAGGTGCTGCAACCCAGCCAGGCTCTCAGGTGTTCCCTCGGCAGCCGGAGCCCTGCCCTCGACAGCGGCTGCAGGACCAGAAGGGGCACCGCGGCCCTGACCCGCAGGAGCCGCCTGGCCCCACCGCGACCTCCAGGCCCACCCCCGAAGCCTGGGGTCCACATGGATGCACAGGAACCCGGAGACCTTGGACGCGCGCTGCAGGGCGCG gcagaaAATCTATTTCAGGAACTTGAAGAACATTTTCAAGCTCTGACTGCAACATTAAATCTCAAAA tggaagaaatggggaagcgCCTCCAGCACTTACAGAGGAACGTGGATGAGCTGATGGTGCAAGCCGGGATCACAAAAGCTACTGAGGAACAGATG ATCTCCAAAGAGCATCAGCAGTTTCCTGGTAGAAGCTGCTTTTTCAATGGCTGCATTACCCAGCATTTCCAGTCACGCTGTCTCAGGAAGACTCACTTTGATCTGTGCGGTCCGAACCGAACCCAACCAAGGAGGCAG AACTGCGAGCCCACTCATTTCCGCTCACGACGACTGCTGCAATCTCCCCATGTGAGATGA
- the HSBP1L1 gene encoding heat shock factor-binding protein 1-like protein 1 isoform X3, producing the protein MKGWNMETAGAGGRGGLLPGPAGPLQHLRVGPHAPPRNSPGHLGWEVLQPSQALRCSLGSRSPALDSGCRTRRGTAALTRRSRLAPPRPPGPPPKPGVHMDAQEPGDLGRALQGAAENLFQELEEHFQALTATLNLKMEEMGKRLQHLQRNVDELMVQAGITKATEEQMISKEHQQFPGRSCFFNGCITQHFQSRCLRKTHFDLCGPNRTQPRRQEIWTQTKLREKASRR; encoded by the exons ATGAAGGGATGGAACATGGAGACAGCGGGCgccgggggcaggggcg GCCTTCTCCCAGGACCTGCCGGGCCGCTTCAGCATCTCCGGGTTGGGCCGCATGCCCCGCCCAGGAATTCACCGGGGCACCTGGGTTGGGAGGTGCTGCAACCCAGCCAGGCTCTCAGGTGTTCCCTCGGCAGCCGGAGCCCTGCCCTCGACAGCGGCTGCAGGACCAGAAGGGGCACCGCGGCCCTGACCCGCAGGAGCCGCCTGGCCCCACCGCGACCTCCAGGCCCACCCCCGAAGCCTGGGGTCCACATGGATGCACAGGAACCCGGAGACCTTGGACGCGCGCTGCAGGGCGCG gcagaaAATCTATTTCAGGAACTTGAAGAACATTTTCAAGCTCTGACTGCAACATTAAATCTCAAAA tggaagaaatggggaagcgCCTCCAGCACTTACAGAGGAACGTGGATGAGCTGATGGTGCAAGCCGGGATCACAAAAGCTACTGAGGAACAGATG ATCTCCAAAGAGCATCAGCAGTTTCCTGGTAGAAGCTGCTTTTTCAATGGCTGCATTACCCAGCATTTCCAGTCACGCTGTCTCAGGAAGACTCACTTTGATCTGTGCGGTCCGAACCGAACCCAACCAAGGAGGCAG gaaatttggacacagacgaAACTCAGGGAGAAGGCCTCGAGAAGATGA
- the HSBP1L1 gene encoding heat shock factor-binding protein 1-like protein 1 isoform X4, with product MKGWNMETAGAGGRGGLLPGPAGPLQHLRVGPHAPPRNSPGHLGWEVLQPSQALRCSLGSRSPALDSGCRTRRGTAALTRRSRLAPPRPPGPPPKPGVHMDAQEPGDLGRALQGAAENLFQELEEHFQALTATLNLKMEEMGKRLQHLQRNVDELMVQAGITKATEEQMISKEHQQFPGRSCFFNGCITQHFQSRCLRKTHFDLCGPNRTQPRRQVSQEHR from the exons ATGAAGGGATGGAACATGGAGACAGCGGGCgccgggggcaggggcg GCCTTCTCCCAGGACCTGCCGGGCCGCTTCAGCATCTCCGGGTTGGGCCGCATGCCCCGCCCAGGAATTCACCGGGGCACCTGGGTTGGGAGGTGCTGCAACCCAGCCAGGCTCTCAGGTGTTCCCTCGGCAGCCGGAGCCCTGCCCTCGACAGCGGCTGCAGGACCAGAAGGGGCACCGCGGCCCTGACCCGCAGGAGCCGCCTGGCCCCACCGCGACCTCCAGGCCCACCCCCGAAGCCTGGGGTCCACATGGATGCACAGGAACCCGGAGACCTTGGACGCGCGCTGCAGGGCGCG gcagaaAATCTATTTCAGGAACTTGAAGAACATTTTCAAGCTCTGACTGCAACATTAAATCTCAAAA tggaagaaatggggaagcgCCTCCAGCACTTACAGAGGAACGTGGATGAGCTGATGGTGCAAGCCGGGATCACAAAAGCTACTGAGGAACAGATG ATCTCCAAAGAGCATCAGCAGTTTCCTGGTAGAAGCTGCTTTTTCAATGGCTGCATTACCCAGCATTTCCAGTCACGCTGTCTCAGGAAGACTCACTTTGATCTGTGCGGTCCGAACCGAACCCAACCAAGGAGGCAGGTGAGCCAGGAGCACCGCTGA
- the HSBP1L1 gene encoding heat shock factor-binding protein 1-like protein 1 isoform X7, translated as MKGWNMETAGAGGRGGLLPGPAGPLQHLRVGPHAPPRNSPGHLGWEVLQPSQALRCSLGSRSPALDSGCRTRRGTAALTRRSRLAPPRPPGPPPKPGVHMDAQEPGDLGRALQGAAENLFQELEEHFQALTATLNLKKMGKRLQHLQRNVDELMVQAGITKATEEQMMGVGSPDPWDPSNGKWM; from the exons ATGAAGGGATGGAACATGGAGACAGCGGGCgccgggggcaggggcg GCCTTCTCCCAGGACCTGCCGGGCCGCTTCAGCATCTCCGGGTTGGGCCGCATGCCCCGCCCAGGAATTCACCGGGGCACCTGGGTTGGGAGGTGCTGCAACCCAGCCAGGCTCTCAGGTGTTCCCTCGGCAGCCGGAGCCCTGCCCTCGACAGCGGCTGCAGGACCAGAAGGGGCACCGCGGCCCTGACCCGCAGGAGCCGCCTGGCCCCACCGCGACCTCCAGGCCCACCCCCGAAGCCTGGGGTCCACATGGATGCACAGGAACCCGGAGACCTTGGACGCGCGCTGCAGGGCGCG gcagaaAATCTATTTCAGGAACTTGAAGAACATTTTCAAGCTCTGACTGCAACATTAAATCTCAAAA aaatggggaagcgCCTCCAGCACTTACAGAGGAACGTGGATGAGCTGATGGTGCAAGCCGGGATCACAAAAGCTACTGAGGAACAGATG ATGGGAGTGGGCTCTCCAGACCCCTGGGACCCCAGCAATGGGAAGTGGATGTGA
- the HSBP1L1 gene encoding heat shock factor-binding protein 1-like protein 1 isoform X5, protein MDAQEPGDLGRALQGAAENLFQELEEHFQALTATLNLKMEEMGKRLQHLQRNVDELMVQAGITKATEEQMISKEHQQFPGRSCFFNGCITQHFQSRCLRKTHFDLCGPNRTQPRRQDICEEHLSVSVQLKMNPLRGAHCRSIQSIPHISASAWELLLTLKQQGYPNRARNKMRKIPHYLPFLQREIFKYS, encoded by the exons ATGGATGCACAGGAACCCGGAGACCTTGGACGCGCGCTGCAGGGCGCG gcagaaAATCTATTTCAGGAACTTGAAGAACATTTTCAAGCTCTGACTGCAACATTAAATCTCAAAA tggaagaaatggggaagcgCCTCCAGCACTTACAGAGGAACGTGGATGAGCTGATGGTGCAAGCCGGGATCACAAAAGCTACTGAGGAACAGATG ATCTCCAAAGAGCATCAGCAGTTTCCTGGTAGAAGCTGCTTTTTCAATGGCTGCATTACCCAGCATTTCCAGTCACGCTGTCTCAGGAAGACTCACTTTGATCTGTGCGGTCCGAACCGAACCCAACCAAGGAGGCAG GACATCTGTGAAGAGCATCTCTCCGTCTCAGTACAGCTCAAAATGAATCCACTACGAGGGGCGCACTGTCGGAGCATCCAGTCAATACCCCACATTTCAGCCTCAGCGTGGGAACTGTTACTCACTTTAAAACAGCAGGGATATCCAAACAGGGCCCGTAACAAGATGAGGAAGATCCCCCATTATCTGCCATTTCTGCAGAGGGagatttttaaatacagttaA
- the TXNL4A gene encoding thioredoxin-like protein 4A isoform X1, whose translation MSYMLPHLHNGWQVDQAILSEEDRVVVIRFGHDWDPTCMKMDEVLYSIAEKVKNFAVIYLVDITEVPDFNKMYELYDPCTVMFFFRNKHIMIDLGTGNNNKINWAMEDKQEMIDIIETVYRGARKGRGLVVSPKDYSTKYRY comes from the exons ATGTCGTACATGCTCCCGCACTTGCACAACGGCTGGCAGGTGGACCAGGCCATCCTTTCGGAAGAAGACCGGGTGGTCGTCATTCGGTTCGGGCACGATTGGGACCCTACGTGCATGAAAATGGACGAGGTTCTGTACAGCATCGCGGAGAAG GTTAAAAACTTTGCAGTCATTTATCTTGTGGACATCACGGAGGTGCCTGACTTCAACAAGATGTACGAGCTGTACGACCCATGCACGGTCATGTTCTTCTTCAG GAACAAGCACATCATGATCGACCTGGGCACCGGCAACAACAACAAGATCAACTGGGCCATGGAGGACAAGCAGGAGATGATCGACATCATCGAGACTGTTTACCGGGGCGCCCGCAAGGGCCGCGGCCTGGTCGTGTCCCCAAAGGACTACTCCACGAAATACCGATACTGA
- the TXNL4A gene encoding thioredoxin-like protein 4A isoform X2 has protein sequence MYELYDPCTVMFFFRNKHIMIDLGTGNNNKINWAMEDKQEMIDIIETVYRGARKGRGLVVSPKDYSTKYRY, from the exons ATGTACGAGCTGTACGACCCATGCACGGTCATGTTCTTCTTCAG GAACAAGCACATCATGATCGACCTGGGCACCGGCAACAACAACAAGATCAACTGGGCCATGGAGGACAAGCAGGAGATGATCGACATCATCGAGACTGTTTACCGGGGCGCCCGCAAGGGCCGCGGCCTGGTCGTGTCCCCAAAGGACTACTCCACGAAATACCGATACTGA